From Paraflavitalea devenefica, the proteins below share one genomic window:
- a CDS encoding sugar-binding domain-containing protein: MKNLLVIVFNSPQCLPESLSRTSGRTLRLKKNIFVIVLGCLSVYAAPAQELSLQGKWTVSLDSSNGVAHAISLPGTLDDAGIGTKNTVQPGLDIAALAHLARKVEFIGKAFYTRAFTIPANWQSKQVTLTLGRVLWKSTVWIDGKPVSESGESLVTAHQYDITPYITPGKKQTITICVDNANIYPGINVYAKQYPAKESSEMAHAYTNHTQIKWNGIIGSISLTARPTVSLDNIRVLPNLQGKELDIQYEVNNPAGTAFDIRSYVLDTKTGKRWPAGFTKTGQTSRELMASIPFAKEVVYWNEFSPQLYQLVTIVQSTSGRDTVKTSFGIREFTTKTGDLYLNDNKIFIRGNLECIIFPLKGYPPMQLPEWKALFNTAKAYGLNSFRFHSWCPPATAFKAADELGFYLQVELPHWNLKVGGDTASFHFLEREAHRILDMYGNHPSFLFFSMGNELEGDFGKLNNLVAELKKKDNRHLYSTTTFTFQKEITGLPQPQDDYYVTQWTQKGWVRGQGVFNDEPPNFSKDYTGSTEGLEVPLISHEIGQYSVFPDMNEIAKYKGNLVPQNFIGVRDDMAKKGLLHLAPAYLKATGKFATLLYKEEIERAYKTKGFDGFQLLQLQDFPGQGTALVGLLNAFWESKGAVTAKEFHQYCSELTPLLRFPKAVYTNEETFKAGMELANFYKPLNKAELLWKISDGQGKVLKAGTAGVKDYPVGNCLAAGEINFDLQRITAATRLTIELTVKGTPYRNAWNVWVYPAGLKDNSKEVMVTASVQEALQALENGRKVLLCPLPDTLHGIKGKFVPVFWSPVHFPNQPGTMGLLINNNHKALAGFPTADHSDWQWWDLTIRSKTLVADGLPEQAIIVRVIDNFVRNQNLTNLFEAKVGKGSLVFCSMDITTGLDNRPGARQLRYSLLQYMNNPAFKPSVVLQPVDVQKYFK, encoded by the coding sequence ATGAAGAACCTTCTTGTTATTGTATTCAATTCCCCGCAGTGTCTCCCGGAGAGCTTGTCCCGCACCAGCGGGAGGACGCTGCGGCTAAAGAAGAACATTTTTGTTATTGTACTAGGTTGTTTAAGTGTGTATGCGGCACCCGCACAGGAATTATCCCTGCAAGGCAAATGGACCGTAAGCCTGGACTCCTCCAATGGCGTAGCGCATGCTATCAGTTTGCCAGGCACGCTCGACGATGCGGGTATCGGTACAAAGAATACCGTACAACCGGGGTTGGACATTGCCGCCCTGGCCCACCTGGCACGTAAAGTGGAATTCATCGGCAAGGCTTTTTATACACGGGCGTTTACCATCCCTGCCAACTGGCAATCGAAGCAGGTAACCTTAACCCTTGGCCGCGTGTTGTGGAAATCAACCGTGTGGATTGACGGAAAGCCTGTATCCGAAAGCGGGGAAAGCCTGGTGACCGCACACCAGTATGATATTACCCCTTACATTACGCCCGGCAAAAAGCAAACCATTACCATTTGTGTTGACAACGCCAACATCTACCCGGGGATCAATGTATACGCCAAACAATATCCTGCCAAAGAAAGCAGTGAAATGGCGCATGCCTATACCAACCATACCCAGATCAAGTGGAATGGCATCATTGGCAGTATCTCGCTGACAGCAAGACCAACCGTTTCTCTTGATAATATAAGGGTGTTGCCAAATCTACAAGGCAAAGAACTGGATATTCAGTACGAGGTGAATAATCCTGCCGGTACTGCTTTCGATATAAGATCGTACGTACTTGATACAAAAACAGGTAAGCGTTGGCCGGCCGGGTTTACAAAAACCGGTCAAACAAGCAGGGAACTGATGGCCAGTATTCCCTTTGCCAAAGAGGTAGTATACTGGAACGAGTTTTCTCCGCAATTGTACCAATTGGTGACCATTGTACAATCCACTTCTGGTAGGGATACTGTTAAAACCAGTTTTGGTATCAGGGAGTTTACAACAAAGACAGGCGACTTGTACCTCAACGATAACAAGATCTTTATTCGTGGCAACCTGGAATGTATCATATTCCCCCTGAAAGGGTATCCGCCTATGCAGTTACCCGAATGGAAGGCGCTGTTCAACACGGCCAAAGCTTATGGATTGAATTCGTTCAGGTTTCATAGCTGGTGTCCACCGGCAACTGCTTTTAAAGCTGCCGATGAACTAGGCTTCTATTTGCAGGTGGAACTGCCGCATTGGAACCTGAAAGTTGGCGGCGATACGGCTTCTTTCCATTTTCTTGAACGCGAAGCTCACCGTATACTCGATATGTATGGTAACCATCCCTCTTTCCTGTTTTTCAGCATGGGTAATGAACTGGAAGGGGATTTCGGTAAGTTGAATAACCTGGTAGCGGAACTAAAGAAGAAAGATAACCGGCACCTGTACAGCACCACCACATTTACTTTTCAAAAAGAGATTACCGGCCTGCCACAACCACAGGATGATTACTACGTAACCCAATGGACCCAAAAAGGCTGGGTAAGAGGGCAGGGTGTCTTCAACGATGAGCCACCTAATTTTTCTAAAGATTATACGGGTTCTACTGAGGGACTGGAAGTGCCTCTTATTTCCCATGAGATCGGCCAGTATTCTGTGTTTCCCGATATGAATGAGATTGCCAAATACAAGGGCAACCTGGTGCCGCAGAATTTTATTGGTGTGCGGGATGATATGGCCAAAAAGGGATTGCTGCACCTGGCTCCTGCTTACCTGAAAGCCACCGGCAAGTTTGCCACGCTATTGTATAAAGAAGAGATAGAACGGGCTTATAAAACAAAAGGGTTCGACGGATTCCAGTTGTTACAACTGCAGGATTTTCCCGGGCAGGGCACAGCACTGGTGGGCCTGTTGAATGCATTTTGGGAAAGCAAGGGCGCTGTGACTGCAAAAGAGTTCCACCAATATTGCAGTGAGCTTACCCCTTTGCTTCGCTTTCCGAAGGCAGTATACACCAATGAAGAAACGTTTAAAGCCGGCATGGAGCTGGCTAATTTTTACAAGCCGTTGAATAAGGCAGAGCTGCTGTGGAAGATAAGCGATGGCCAGGGAAAGGTGTTGAAAGCAGGAACTGCGGGCGTAAAAGATTACCCGGTAGGAAATTGTTTAGCGGCAGGTGAGATAAACTTTGACCTTCAGCGTATTACTGCAGCTACCAGGCTAACGATTGAGCTGACGGTAAAGGGTACCCCCTATCGCAATGCCTGGAATGTATGGGTGTATCCTGCCGGTTTGAAAGATAACAGTAAGGAGGTGATGGTTACGGCCTCTGTGCAGGAGGCATTGCAGGCGTTGGAAAACGGACGCAAGGTACTGCTGTGTCCTTTACCCGATACCTTGCATGGCATAAAGGGAAAGTTCGTGCCTGTATTCTGGAGCCCCGTGCATTTCCCCAATCAGCCCGGCACCATGGGATTGCTCATCAATAATAACCACAAAGCACTGGCTGGTTTCCCTACTGCTGATCATAGCGACTGGCAATGGTGGGACCTGACCATACGCAGTAAAACCCTGGTAGCGGATGGCTTGCCGGAGCAGGCGATCATTGTGCGGGTGATAGACAATTTTGTACGCAATCAAAACCTCACCAACCTGTTTGAGGCAAAGGTGGGTAAAGGCAGTTTGGTCTTTTGCAGTATGGATATTACTACCGGTCTGGACAACCGGCCGGGCGCCAGGCAACTACGGTATAGCCTGCTGCAGTATATGAACAATCCTGCGTTCAAGCCTTCTGTTGTATTGCAGCCGGTGGATGTGCAGAAGTATTTTAAATAG
- a CDS encoding RICIN domain-containing protein produces MKHACWYAIVLLLVAGCTKNTEETVPADNNPPPATVPETPTAVSGTAAFKGLNWADPDDNFEDGWVVISGLNSTDNYAAVKSKAGNIINAFQQRGANTVRLPINPPTVLQSWWNAYTGAIDTITNKGMNVILAYWEGNSSKDGLVDNTTQFWNMWQAVVNKYSSNSRVYFEVFNEPHGYNTTDLNNLYANWLSNYPAVPRGRILLDGAGYAQDVNAVGADSRLSSCLLSYHNYTWFDNNKTTVADWEAAIESIAYPERTIVTEFGIPMTNGKNYINAAGSDREIAYFQGITNRVLARSIGCVYWPGLRNGDSYSLLTLSGTTLTTNNTSGLSRLQYAWGNTSITIPAGSFNSSAWYKIIGRQSNKSLDVNGSSTANGGTIIQWDYWGGNNQQWKITDLGNGYFSIINRNSNKALDVNGSSTTGGTGIVQWDYVSGNNQQWKILDMGFGYYEVINRNSGQSLDVNGASGSNGAGIIQWPWNGGRNQQWQIVQL; encoded by the coding sequence ATGAAACATGCATGCTGGTATGCTATTGTCTTGCTCCTGGTAGCAGGATGCACAAAGAATACTGAAGAAACAGTACCAGCCGATAACAATCCGCCACCCGCTACTGTGCCCGAAACACCTACTGCTGTTTCGGGCACAGCAGCTTTCAAAGGGTTGAACTGGGCCGATCCCGATGATAATTTTGAAGATGGCTGGGTAGTGATCAGCGGGCTAAATTCCACGGACAATTATGCTGCTGTAAAATCGAAGGCCGGTAATATCATCAACGCCTTCCAGCAAAGAGGCGCCAATACGGTACGTCTTCCCATTAACCCGCCCACGGTATTGCAATCCTGGTGGAATGCTTATACAGGGGCCATTGATACCATCACGAATAAAGGCATGAACGTGATCCTTGCCTACTGGGAAGGCAACAGTTCGAAAGACGGCCTGGTAGATAATACCACGCAATTCTGGAACATGTGGCAGGCGGTTGTGAATAAATACAGCAGTAATAGCCGTGTTTATTTTGAAGTATTCAATGAGCCGCACGGATACAACACTACCGACCTGAATAACCTGTACGCCAACTGGCTCAGCAATTATCCTGCTGTACCGCGTGGCCGCATATTACTGGATGGCGCCGGCTATGCACAGGATGTGAATGCAGTGGGTGCAGACAGCCGGTTGAGCAGTTGCCTCTTGTCTTACCACAACTATACCTGGTTTGATAACAACAAAACAACGGTTGCCGACTGGGAAGCGGCCATTGAATCCATCGCCTATCCGGAACGGACCATCGTAACAGAATTTGGTATACCTATGACCAATGGGAAAAACTATATCAATGCGGCTGGTTCGGACAGAGAAATAGCTTATTTCCAGGGCATCACCAACCGGGTGCTGGCAAGATCCATCGGTTGTGTGTACTGGCCGGGATTGCGCAATGGCGACAGCTACAGCTTACTCACGCTCAGCGGAACGACGCTAACCACCAATAATACTTCCGGCCTTTCGCGCCTGCAGTATGCCTGGGGCAATACCAGCATCACCATTCCTGCCGGTAGTTTTAACAGCAGCGCCTGGTATAAAATTATAGGTCGCCAAAGCAATAAATCGCTGGATGTAAACGGTTCTTCTACCGCCAATGGCGGTACTATCATTCAGTGGGACTATTGGGGTGGTAATAACCAGCAATGGAAGATCACGGACCTTGGCAATGGGTATTTTAGTATTATTAACCGCAACAGTAATAAAGCACTGGATGTGAACGGTAGTTCCACTACGGGAGGAACCGGCATTGTGCAATGGGATTATGTGAGCGGTAATAACCAGCAATGGAAAATACTGGACATGGGGTTTGGCTATTACGAAGTGATCAACCGGAACAGCGGGCAGTCGCTGGACGTGAACGGAGCTTCCGGCTCCAATGGTGCAGGCATAATACAATGGCCCTGGAATGGCGGGCGCAATCAACAATGGCAGATCGTTCAATTATAA
- a CDS encoding RagB/SusD family nutrient uptake outer membrane protein: protein MKSKHILPIIYTIAVATSMVSCKKNFLDISPTDKYSEVAVFADSVVFEAFVVNRYIGARLQDKEGDGTDPGFGRGFEYSMWSSITDESIYNNDDNTWTIQRGLLAPENLGMAGTIWPRSYRSIRECNLALNNIDSLGMSDGRKTRLKAELQFIRAFRYHDIIRNYGRAVLMGDKVYALNDNLQDESLFQRASLKESIDYAVAQLDEAAVGLPADNSDSWPLGRATKGAALALKARLLLYAASPLYNVGTWAAAATAAQDVISLNKYSISQSGYANLFLSNSNPEIIFARLYTKNANHTHLEIANGPNGYGGWGGNLPLQNLVDDYQMMDGKSITDPTSGYDPANPYANRDPRFYATILYNGSSYRGATLETFTPGGKDSKDGPENWNTSKTGYYLKKFMNDSYPLQNPWGNAGFQPWIYVRYAEILLNFAEAANEAYGPDVIPSGSTFSARGALNQVRARTGVAMPQIAAGVSQTGLRDAIRYERRVELAFEEHRFYDVRRWKIADVTENKPAGGIIITKTATGYTYTPKVALDGRSFLTKHYWLPIPRAEILSSNNKLEQNPDY from the coding sequence ATGAAAAGCAAACATATTCTCCCTATCATTTATACAATAGCAGTAGCGACCAGTATGGTCTCCTGCAAAAAAAACTTCCTGGATATCAGTCCTACGGATAAGTATTCGGAGGTAGCTGTATTTGCCGACTCGGTAGTATTTGAAGCATTTGTGGTGAACCGGTATATTGGCGCACGCCTGCAGGACAAGGAAGGCGACGGCACCGATCCGGGCTTTGGAAGAGGATTTGAATACAGCATGTGGAGCTCTATCACCGATGAGTCGATCTATAACAATGATGACAATACCTGGACCATTCAGCGGGGATTGCTGGCCCCGGAAAACCTGGGCATGGCAGGCACCATCTGGCCACGCAGCTACCGCAGCATCCGGGAATGCAACCTTGCCCTGAACAATATAGACAGCCTGGGGATGAGCGATGGACGCAAAACGCGGTTAAAGGCCGAGTTGCAGTTCATCCGTGCATTCCGTTACCACGACATCATCAGGAATTACGGTCGTGCGGTGCTGATGGGCGATAAGGTGTATGCACTGAATGATAACTTACAGGATGAATCCTTATTCCAACGTGCCTCCCTGAAAGAAAGTATTGATTATGCCGTGGCCCAACTGGATGAAGCCGCAGTAGGATTACCCGCTGATAATAGTGACAGTTGGCCGCTGGGCCGGGCTACCAAAGGAGCAGCGCTGGCGCTGAAAGCACGGTTACTATTGTATGCAGCCAGTCCGCTGTACAATGTGGGCACCTGGGCAGCAGCAGCTACCGCTGCGCAGGATGTGATCAGCCTGAACAAATACAGCATTTCCCAGAGTGGTTATGCCAACCTGTTCTTATCAAACAGCAATCCAGAGATCATCTTTGCACGCCTGTACACCAAGAATGCCAATCATACCCACCTTGAAATTGCCAATGGTCCCAATGGCTATGGTGGCTGGGGCGGCAACCTGCCCCTGCAAAACCTGGTGGATGATTACCAAATGATGGATGGCAAATCCATTACAGATCCTACTTCAGGTTATGACCCTGCCAACCCTTATGCCAACAGGGACCCCCGCTTTTATGCCACCATCCTGTACAATGGGTCCAGCTACCGGGGCGCTACACTTGAAACATTCACGCCCGGTGGTAAAGACAGTAAGGATGGTCCTGAAAACTGGAACACTTCCAAAACAGGCTATTACCTCAAGAAATTCATGAATGATAGCTATCCTTTGCAAAACCCCTGGGGCAATGCAGGCTTTCAGCCATGGATCTATGTGCGGTATGCTGAAATACTGTTGAACTTTGCAGAAGCAGCGAATGAAGCTTACGGCCCTGATGTGATTCCGTCCGGTTCTACATTCTCAGCCCGTGGCGCCCTTAACCAGGTGCGTGCAAGAACAGGAGTAGCTATGCCGCAGATAGCCGCAGGTGTGTCACAGACCGGTTTACGTGATGCGATACGGTACGAAAGAAGGGTGGAACTCGCTTTTGAAGAACACCGCTTCTATGATGTAAGAAGATGGAAGATTGCAGATGTTACCGAGAATAAACCGGCAGGAGGCATCATCATTACCAAAACAGCTACAGGTTATACCTATACGCCCAAAGTAGCACTGGACGGCCGCAGTTTTCTAACCAAACATTACTGGCTGCCGATACCAAGGGCGGAGATATTATCCTCCAACAATAAGCTGGAACAAAATCCTGATTATTGA
- a CDS encoding SusC/RagA family TonB-linked outer membrane protein: MRRSLPSPHCAGAFPSLHRTLQLFLSCFLYFISFSVSAQTPVRGVVQSGGAPVAGVTVMVKGTNTVTTTNEQGAFTIAAAENATLVFTHVNYTTREVAVDGSGNLTVQLELLNGSLGEVVVVGYNTQKKATLTGSVSVVKGADLVKSPQTNLSNSLAGRFSGIVINNRSGEPGYDGSSFTIRGLATTGNNDVLIVVDGVPGQIGGLERLNPNDIESISVLKDASAAIYGSRAANGVILVTTKRGKTGKPVISASFNQGFSSPTRLPKMADAATYATIANEIAYYNNKAGGMNQQYSAEEITKFANGSDPLNYPNTDWTEETLKKTALQNQANISISGGSDNVKYYVSAGSIYQDGLYRNGATKYKQYNFRSNIDANITKDLKVGLYLQGREESRQFPISGAGDIFRSIYRAYSTIPARYPNGLPSAGIEGNNPVMMATSIGGINKNPTQVFNGILKGSYNIAAVKGLSIDGFAAFDKSWSFGKAFSTPYQLYTYNKASNTYTSRIVGGNNNAASLNESQQNMSQSTYNIKVNYQRNFGDHNFNFFVGYEQSEMKRETFGASRINFLSTLTPELSQGGTAATDRDNYGSSYSFTRKSYFGKLSYDFNEKYFADLQMRIDGSSTFPDGNQYGYFPSVAAGWRISRESWFSDVSFVNDLKLRASYGALGNDNVGLFQYFTNYSLKNQVVVQTSNGPVIVPGLDLTKLANPNIHWEDARKMDIGIEGTLLKDISFEFIYFSQKRSNILATRNASIPFVSGIVNPFSADPLVPSENIGKVDNKGFEATVGYNNRKRKLHYGVTGNFTYAKSNIVFIDEAAGALAYQRQTDHPLNTYLLYKALGVYHTQEEIDKTPHLNNAQPGDLILLDYNNDGKITADDQVRTKYGNIPQIMYGAVFSLDYENFDLSLVFSGQAQVSQYVLPESGTVGNFYSSWADNRWSPTNPNGTYPRVDTRTSASVNGAQYPSTFWLNDASFLRLKSMELGYNLTGNLLSRAGMQSARVYVNGFNLFTITKVKDYDPEGSSGSGQFYPQQRIINVGVNVRF, encoded by the coding sequence ATGAGACGATCTCTGCCAAGTCCTCATTGTGCGGGCGCATTTCCCAGCCTCCACAGGACCCTACAACTGTTTCTCTCCTGTTTCCTTTATTTTATCAGCTTTTCTGTTTCTGCCCAAACGCCTGTACGGGGTGTTGTGCAGTCAGGAGGTGCACCGGTAGCCGGGGTTACCGTTATGGTAAAAGGAACCAACACAGTGACCACCACCAATGAACAGGGAGCATTCACTATTGCAGCCGCTGAAAATGCCACCCTGGTATTTACCCACGTAAACTATACTACCAGAGAAGTAGCTGTTGATGGTTCGGGCAATCTGACAGTACAACTGGAGTTGCTGAACGGCAGCCTCGGTGAAGTGGTAGTGGTGGGTTACAATACCCAGAAGAAGGCCACTTTAACCGGATCAGTATCGGTTGTAAAAGGAGCCGACCTGGTCAAAAGCCCACAAACTAACCTTTCCAATTCACTCGCCGGCCGTTTTTCAGGCATTGTGATCAACAACCGCAGCGGTGAACCGGGCTATGATGGCTCCTCCTTCACCATCCGCGGCCTGGCTACTACGGGCAATAATGATGTGTTGATCGTAGTGGATGGGGTACCTGGACAAATAGGCGGGTTGGAAAGACTGAACCCCAATGATATCGAGAGCATCTCTGTATTAAAAGATGCCTCAGCAGCGATCTACGGAAGCCGTGCCGCCAACGGGGTTATCCTCGTAACCACCAAACGCGGTAAAACCGGTAAGCCAGTGATCAGCGCGAGCTTTAACCAGGGTTTCTCCTCTCCCACCCGGTTGCCCAAGATGGCAGATGCGGCTACCTATGCCACCATTGCCAATGAAATTGCCTACTATAACAACAAGGCCGGTGGTATGAACCAGCAATATTCGGCTGAAGAGATCACCAAATTTGCCAATGGCAGCGATCCGCTGAACTATCCCAATACCGACTGGACAGAAGAAACGCTGAAGAAAACAGCGCTGCAGAACCAGGCCAATATTTCTATATCGGGAGGATCGGACAATGTGAAGTATTATGTTTCCGCCGGTTCCATTTACCAGGATGGCCTGTACAGGAACGGTGCTACCAAATACAAACAATATAATTTCCGCTCTAACATTGACGCGAATATTACCAAAGACCTGAAAGTAGGATTGTACCTGCAGGGCCGTGAAGAGAGCCGCCAGTTCCCCATCAGCGGTGCAGGCGATATCTTCCGCTCTATTTACAGGGCTTACTCTACTATTCCGGCACGCTATCCCAACGGATTGCCTTCTGCCGGTATTGAAGGCAATAATCCGGTAATGATGGCCACCAGCATTGGCGGCATCAATAAGAACCCCACCCAGGTATTCAATGGCATCCTCAAAGGCAGCTACAATATTGCAGCCGTAAAAGGATTGTCCATTGATGGATTTGCCGCTTTTGACAAATCATGGTCATTCGGGAAAGCCTTCAGCACGCCTTACCAGTTATATACTTATAATAAGGCCAGCAACACTTACACTTCAAGGATCGTTGGTGGCAACAACAATGCGGCTTCTTTAAATGAAAGTCAGCAGAACATGTCGCAGTCAACCTATAACATCAAGGTGAACTACCAAAGGAATTTTGGAGATCATAACTTCAACTTTTTTGTTGGCTATGAGCAAAGCGAAATGAAACGGGAGACTTTTGGCGCTTCCCGGATCAACTTCCTGAGCACATTAACGCCGGAGCTATCACAAGGCGGAACGGCTGCTACCGACCGTGACAACTATGGCAGCAGCTACAGCTTTACCCGTAAAAGCTATTTTGGTAAATTGTCTTATGACTTCAATGAGAAATACTTTGCCGATCTGCAAATGCGTATTGATGGTTCCTCTACTTTCCCCGATGGCAACCAGTATGGGTATTTCCCTTCTGTAGCTGCCGGCTGGCGCATCTCCCGGGAATCCTGGTTCAGCGATGTATCCTTTGTCAATGACCTGAAACTGCGCGCTTCTTATGGCGCCCTGGGTAATGACAATGTGGGCTTGTTCCAGTACTTTACCAACTACTCCCTGAAAAACCAGGTGGTGGTGCAAACCAGCAACGGACCAGTGATCGTACCGGGCCTGGACCTTACCAAGCTGGCCAACCCCAATATCCACTGGGAAGATGCCCGTAAAATGGATATCGGTATAGAAGGTACCCTCTTAAAGGATATCTCCTTTGAATTTATCTATTTCAGTCAAAAGCGTTCCAACATCCTGGCCACCCGGAATGCCTCCATTCCTTTTGTATCAGGTATTGTGAATCCGTTCTCAGCCGATCCGCTGGTGCCTTCAGAGAATATCGGTAAAGTGGATAATAAAGGATTTGAAGCAACGGTGGGTTATAATAACCGGAAAAGGAAACTGCATTATGGCGTTACCGGCAACTTCACCTATGCCAAGAGCAATATTGTTTTCATAGATGAAGCAGCAGGCGCACTGGCCTATCAACGGCAAACCGATCATCCGCTGAACACTTACCTGCTCTATAAAGCCCTGGGTGTTTATCACACGCAGGAAGAAATTGACAAAACACCGCACCTGAATAATGCACAGCCCGGCGATCTCATTCTCCTGGACTATAACAATGATGGAAAGATCACAGCCGACGACCAGGTGAGAACAAAGTATGGCAATATTCCGCAAATCATGTATGGAGCTGTATTCTCGCTGGATTATGAAAACTTTGATCTGTCCCTTGTGTTCTCGGGCCAGGCACAGGTGAGCCAATATGTATTGCCGGAATCGGGCACAGTAGGTAATTTCTACAGCAGTTGGGCCGATAACCGCTGGAGCCCCACCAATCCCAACGGTACTTATCCCCGGGTGGATACCCGCACTTCTGCTTCTGTGAATGGCGCACAGTACCCCAGTACATTCTGGCTGAACGACGCTTCTTTCCTGCGCCTCAAAAGCATGGAACTGGGTTATAACCTGACCGGAAATCTGCTTTCCCGTGCAGGCATGCAATCAGCACGGGTGTATGTCAATGGCTTCAACCTGTTCACCATTACCAAAGTGAAAGATTATGATCCGGAAGGAAGTAGCGGCAGCGGCCAATTCTACCCACAGCAACGGATCATTAATGTAGGCGTAAACGTGCGGTTCTAA
- a CDS encoding glycoside hydrolase family 35 protein, with the protein MKYLFKKTVNHRAVIALLLLAPLLTPAQSKHSFGYDSEHFLLDGKPFQMISAEIHYPRIPREAWRQRMKMAKAMGINTIGTYVFWNLHEPQKDKFDFSGNNDIAAFVKTAQEEGLWVILRPSPYVCAEWEFGGYPYWLQNEKGLVVRSKEPQYIKEYKKYIMAVGKQLSPYLVTRGGNILMVQIENEYGSYGSDKEYLELNRKMFIEAGLDCHLYTCDPAKDVAKGYLPGLLPSVNGIDDPERVKTLVRKYHDGKGPFYVAEWYPAWFDWWGTKHHTVPAKNYASRLDTVLAAGISINMYMFHGGTTRGFMNGANCYDTGFYEPQISSYDYDAPLDEAGNATPKFMLFREAIQRNLPAGQSLPEVPAAKPAIVLPTIAFTKPTGLFSVLPVPKKSVAPLTFETLQQAYGYVLYRTKQTGGQSGMLSIKELRDYGIVFINGKRVGVLDRRLKQDSLLIDLPPGLVTIDILVENMGRINFGPNLLKNKKGITEKVLFKGKEWKGWQQYSLPFDKTNLPVTVKRSPAANEPVLQKAVFELKETGDTYLDMRNWGKGCVWINGHHLGRYWSIGPQQTLYVPVEWLKKGKNEVVVLELLKPEQRELKSLDKPILDELNPSAQ; encoded by the coding sequence ATGAAGTACCTATTCAAAAAAACAGTTAATCATCGGGCAGTAATCGCTTTGTTACTATTGGCCCCCTTGTTAACACCGGCACAGAGCAAACACAGTTTCGGCTATGACAGCGAACATTTTTTGCTCGATGGGAAGCCTTTCCAGATGATCTCTGCCGAGATCCATTACCCACGCATACCCAGGGAGGCCTGGCGGCAACGGATGAAAATGGCCAAGGCTATGGGCATTAATACCATTGGCACCTATGTATTCTGGAACCTGCATGAACCGCAAAAAGACAAGTTTGATTTTTCGGGCAATAATGATATTGCTGCTTTTGTAAAAACAGCCCAGGAAGAAGGCTTATGGGTGATACTAAGGCCCAGCCCCTATGTGTGTGCAGAATGGGAGTTTGGCGGCTATCCCTACTGGCTGCAGAATGAGAAGGGCCTGGTAGTGCGCAGCAAGGAACCGCAATACATAAAGGAATATAAGAAATATATCATGGCAGTGGGCAAGCAGTTATCGCCCTACCTTGTTACCCGTGGTGGCAATATCCTGATGGTGCAGATTGAAAATGAATACGGTTCTTATGGGTCCGACAAGGAATACCTGGAACTGAACAGAAAAATGTTTATCGAGGCAGGGTTGGATTGTCATTTATATACCTGTGATCCAGCCAAAGATGTAGCAAAGGGGTATTTGCCGGGATTGCTGCCTTCAGTGAATGGCATTGATGATCCGGAAAGGGTGAAAACGTTGGTCAGGAAATACCATGATGGGAAAGGGCCTTTCTATGTAGCGGAATGGTATCCTGCCTGGTTCGACTGGTGGGGCACCAAACACCATACGGTACCTGCGAAGAATTATGCCAGCAGACTGGATACCGTACTGGCAGCCGGCATTTCCATCAATATGTATATGTTCCATGGAGGAACTACACGCGGCTTCATGAACGGCGCCAATTGCTATGACACCGGGTTCTATGAACCCCAGATCAGCAGCTACGACTATGATGCCCCCCTGGATGAGGCCGGCAATGCAACGCCCAAGTTCATGTTGTTCCGCGAAGCTATTCAAAGAAACCTGCCTGCCGGACAGTCATTACCGGAAGTACCTGCAGCGAAACCTGCTATCGTATTACCTACCATTGCATTTACGAAGCCAACCGGTCTTTTCTCTGTATTACCTGTTCCTAAAAAATCTGTGGCGCCGCTTACTTTTGAAACATTACAGCAGGCTTATGGCTATGTACTGTACCGCACGAAACAAACCGGCGGACAATCGGGTATGTTGTCTATTAAAGAGCTGCGCGATTATGGCATTGTATTTATCAATGGCAAAAGAGTTGGTGTATTGGACAGGCGTTTGAAACAGGATAGCTTATTGATTGACCTGCCACCGGGCCTGGTAACTATTGATATATTGGTGGAGAATATGGGACGCATCAACTTTGGCCCGAACCTCTTAAAGAATAAAAAAGGCATTACAGAAAAAGTGCTGTTCAAGGGTAAGGAATGGAAAGGCTGGCAACAGTATTCATTACCATTTGACAAAACAAATCTGCCGGTTACTGTAAAGAGATCACCGGCAGCCAATGAGCCTGTGCTGCAGAAGGCTGTTTTTGAACTGAAGGAAACAGGCGATACCTACCTAGACATGCGCAACTGGGGCAAAGGCTGTGTATGGATCAATGGCCACCACCTGGGCCGCTATTGGTCTATAGGACCGCAGCAAACCTTGTATGTGCCTGTTGAGTGGCTCAAAAAAGGAAAGAACGAAGTGGTAGTACTGGAGTTATTGAAACCGGAACAAAGAGAATTGAAGAGTCTTGACAAACCTATTCTTGATGAGTTGAATCCAAGCGCGCAATAA